One genomic window of Camelina sativa cultivar DH55 chromosome 5, Cs, whole genome shotgun sequence includes the following:
- the LOC104788473 gene encoding uncharacterized protein LOC104788473 isoform X3, which yields MKNGQELQSSTQASHESQGEQKPNQSIDAPIQDSGSVSASSNDSRKVSRQDIELVQNLIERCLQLYMNRDEVVKTLLTRARIDPGFTTLVWQKLEEENADFFRAYYIRLKLKKQIVLFNHLLEHQYHLMKFPPGPPKIPLAPIQNGMHPMAPVNMPMGYPVLQHPQMHVPGHPHLDPMGVSSCHVVNGVPAPANFHPLRMNTANDMVIDTTANDATPQVIPPNSGGMPEMAASPASVASSGHFPFAASDMSGMVMDTSVLDSAFTSDVGPDEGGAGNSRDSLRSFDQIPWNFSLSDLTADLSNLGDKDMYVADLGALGNYPGSPFLPSDSEIFLDSPEQEGIEEFFVDSVPGPRSNSDEEKP from the exons ATGAAGAACGGACAG GAGCTACAATCTTCCACTCAAGCTTCACATGAGTCTCAAGGTGAACAGAAACCCAACCAATCAATAGATGCACCTATACAAGATTCTGGTTCTGTATCTGCTTCAAGCAATGACAGTAGGAAAGTTTCAAGACAAGATATCGAACTT GTCCAAAATTTGATAGAAAGATGTCTTCAGTTGTACATGAACAGAGATGAGGTCGTGAAGACCCTTTTGACTCGTGCAAGGATAGACCCTGGCTTTACAACCTTGG TTTGGCAGAAATTGGAAGAAGAGAACGCAGACTTTTTCAGAGCTTATTATATCAGGTTGAAACTGAAAAAGCAAATAGTTTTGTTCAATCATTTGCTTGAGCACCAGTATCATCTCATGAAGTTTCCACCTGGACCTCCAAAAATTCCTCTGGCACCGATACAAAACGGAATGCATCCCATGGCACCTG TTAACATGCCAATGGGATACCCAGTGCTACAACATCCTCAAATGCATGTTCCAGGCCATCCCCATCTTGATCCAATGGGAGTATCGAGCTGCCATGTTGTTAATGGAGTCCCTGCCCCTGCGAATTTCCATCCTTTGCGGATGAATACAGCGAATGA tatgGTGATCGATACAACTGCGAATGACGCAACTCCTCAAGTGATTCCACCAAACAGTGGTGGAATGCCTGAGATGGCAGCGAGTCCAGCTTCTGTGGCATCAAGTGGACACTTTCCATTTGCTGCTTCAGACATGTCGGGTATGGTAATGGACACTTCAGTGCTCGATTCTGCATTCACATCTGACGTTGGACCGGATGAAGGAGGAGCTGGGAATTCCAGAGATTCCCTCAGGTCATTTGATCAGATTCCTTGGAACTTTAGCCTTTCTGATCTCACCGCGGATTTGTCAAATCTGGGAG ATAAAGATATGTATGTTGCAGATTTAGGAGCCTTAGGAAACTATCCAGGCTCTCCGTTTCTGCCATCTGATTCAGAGATTTTCTTGGATTCTCCTGAACAAGAGGGCATAG AGGAGTTTTTCGTGGATTCTGTGCCTGGACCCCGTTCTAATTCAGACGAAGAGAAGCCTTGA
- the LOC104788473 gene encoding uncharacterized protein LOC104788473 isoform X5, translating to MKNGQELQSSTQASHESQGEQKPNQSIDAPIQDSGSVSASSNDSRKVSRQDIELVQNLIERCLQLYMNRDEVVKTLLTRARIDPGFTTLVWQKLEEENADFFRAYYIRLKLKKQIVLFNHLLEHQYHLMKFPPGPPKIPLAPIQNGMHPMAPVNMPMGYPVLQHPQMHVPGHPHLDPMGVSSCHVVNGVPAPANFHPLRMNTANDMVIDTTANDATPQVIPPNSGGMPEMAASPASVASSGHFPFAASDMSGMVMDTSVLDSAFTSDVGPDEGGAGNSRDSLRSFDQIPWNFSLSDLTADLSNLGDLGALGNYPGSPFLPSDSEIFLDSPEQEGIEEFFVDSVPGPRSNSDEEKP from the exons ATGAAGAACGGACAG GAGCTACAATCTTCCACTCAAGCTTCACATGAGTCTCAAGGTGAACAGAAACCCAACCAATCAATAGATGCACCTATACAAGATTCTGGTTCTGTATCTGCTTCAAGCAATGACAGTAGGAAAGTTTCAAGACAAGATATCGAACTT GTCCAAAATTTGATAGAAAGATGTCTTCAGTTGTACATGAACAGAGATGAGGTCGTGAAGACCCTTTTGACTCGTGCAAGGATAGACCCTGGCTTTACAACCTTGG TTTGGCAGAAATTGGAAGAAGAGAACGCAGACTTTTTCAGAGCTTATTATATCAGGTTGAAACTGAAAAAGCAAATAGTTTTGTTCAATCATTTGCTTGAGCACCAGTATCATCTCATGAAGTTTCCACCTGGACCTCCAAAAATTCCTCTGGCACCGATACAAAACGGAATGCATCCCATGGCACCTG TTAACATGCCAATGGGATACCCAGTGCTACAACATCCTCAAATGCATGTTCCAGGCCATCCCCATCTTGATCCAATGGGAGTATCGAGCTGCCATGTTGTTAATGGAGTCCCTGCCCCTGCGAATTTCCATCCTTTGCGGATGAATACAGCGAATGA tatgGTGATCGATACAACTGCGAATGACGCAACTCCTCAAGTGATTCCACCAAACAGTGGTGGAATGCCTGAGATGGCAGCGAGTCCAGCTTCTGTGGCATCAAGTGGACACTTTCCATTTGCTGCTTCAGACATGTCGGGTATGGTAATGGACACTTCAGTGCTCGATTCTGCATTCACATCTGACGTTGGACCGGATGAAGGAGGAGCTGGGAATTCCAGAGATTCCCTCAGGTCATTTGATCAGATTCCTTGGAACTTTAGCCTTTCTGATCTCACCGCGGATTTGTCAAATCTGGGAG ATTTAGGAGCCTTAGGAAACTATCCAGGCTCTCCGTTTCTGCCATCTGATTCAGAGATTTTCTTGGATTCTCCTGAACAAGAGGGCATAG AGGAGTTTTTCGTGGATTCTGTGCCTGGACCCCGTTCTAATTCAGACGAAGAGAAGCCTTGA
- the LOC104788473 gene encoding uncharacterized protein LOC104788473 isoform X1, which yields MKNGQCAQELQSSTQASHESQGEQKPNQSIDAPIQDSGSVSASSNDSRKVSRQDIELVQNLIERCLQLYMNRDEVVKTLLTRARIDPGFTTLVWQKLEEENADFFRAYYIRLKLKKQIVLFNHLLEHQYHLMKFPPGPPKIPLAPIQNGMHPMAPVNMPMGYPVLQHPQMHVPGHPHLDPMGVSSCHVVNGVPAPANFHPLRMNTANDMVIDTTANDATPQVIPPNSGGMPEMAASPASVASSGHFPFAASDMSGMVMDTSVLDSAFTSDVGPDEGGAGNSRDSLRSFDQIPWNFSLSDLTADLSNLGDKDMYVADLGALGNYPGSPFLPSDSEIFLDSPEQEGIEEFFVDSVPGPRSNSDEEKP from the exons ATGAAGAACGGACAG TGCGCACAGGAGCTACAATCTTCCACTCAAGCTTCACATGAGTCTCAAGGTGAACAGAAACCCAACCAATCAATAGATGCACCTATACAAGATTCTGGTTCTGTATCTGCTTCAAGCAATGACAGTAGGAAAGTTTCAAGACAAGATATCGAACTT GTCCAAAATTTGATAGAAAGATGTCTTCAGTTGTACATGAACAGAGATGAGGTCGTGAAGACCCTTTTGACTCGTGCAAGGATAGACCCTGGCTTTACAACCTTGG TTTGGCAGAAATTGGAAGAAGAGAACGCAGACTTTTTCAGAGCTTATTATATCAGGTTGAAACTGAAAAAGCAAATAGTTTTGTTCAATCATTTGCTTGAGCACCAGTATCATCTCATGAAGTTTCCACCTGGACCTCCAAAAATTCCTCTGGCACCGATACAAAACGGAATGCATCCCATGGCACCTG TTAACATGCCAATGGGATACCCAGTGCTACAACATCCTCAAATGCATGTTCCAGGCCATCCCCATCTTGATCCAATGGGAGTATCGAGCTGCCATGTTGTTAATGGAGTCCCTGCCCCTGCGAATTTCCATCCTTTGCGGATGAATACAGCGAATGA tatgGTGATCGATACAACTGCGAATGACGCAACTCCTCAAGTGATTCCACCAAACAGTGGTGGAATGCCTGAGATGGCAGCGAGTCCAGCTTCTGTGGCATCAAGTGGACACTTTCCATTTGCTGCTTCAGACATGTCGGGTATGGTAATGGACACTTCAGTGCTCGATTCTGCATTCACATCTGACGTTGGACCGGATGAAGGAGGAGCTGGGAATTCCAGAGATTCCCTCAGGTCATTTGATCAGATTCCTTGGAACTTTAGCCTTTCTGATCTCACCGCGGATTTGTCAAATCTGGGAG ATAAAGATATGTATGTTGCAGATTTAGGAGCCTTAGGAAACTATCCAGGCTCTCCGTTTCTGCCATCTGATTCAGAGATTTTCTTGGATTCTCCTGAACAAGAGGGCATAG AGGAGTTTTTCGTGGATTCTGTGCCTGGACCCCGTTCTAATTCAGACGAAGAGAAGCCTTGA
- the LOC104788473 gene encoding uncharacterized protein LOC104788473 isoform X2 → MKNGQCAQELQSSTQASHESQGEQKPNQSIDAPIQDSGSVSASSNDSRKVSRQDIELVQNLIERCLQLYMNRDEVVKTLLTRARIDPGFTTLVWQKLEEENADFFRAYYIRLKLKKQIVLFNHLLEHQYHLMKFPPGPPKIPLAPIQNGMHPMAPVNMPMGYPVLQHPQMHVPGHPHLDPMGVSSCHVVNGVPAPANFHPLRMNTANDMVIDTTANDATPQVIPPNSGGMPEMAASPASVASSGHFPFAASDMSGMVMDTSVLDSAFTSDVGPDEGGAGNSRDSLRSFDQIPWNFSLSDLTADLSNLGDMYVADLGALGNYPGSPFLPSDSEIFLDSPEQEGIEEFFVDSVPGPRSNSDEEKP, encoded by the exons ATGAAGAACGGACAG TGCGCACAGGAGCTACAATCTTCCACTCAAGCTTCACATGAGTCTCAAGGTGAACAGAAACCCAACCAATCAATAGATGCACCTATACAAGATTCTGGTTCTGTATCTGCTTCAAGCAATGACAGTAGGAAAGTTTCAAGACAAGATATCGAACTT GTCCAAAATTTGATAGAAAGATGTCTTCAGTTGTACATGAACAGAGATGAGGTCGTGAAGACCCTTTTGACTCGTGCAAGGATAGACCCTGGCTTTACAACCTTGG TTTGGCAGAAATTGGAAGAAGAGAACGCAGACTTTTTCAGAGCTTATTATATCAGGTTGAAACTGAAAAAGCAAATAGTTTTGTTCAATCATTTGCTTGAGCACCAGTATCATCTCATGAAGTTTCCACCTGGACCTCCAAAAATTCCTCTGGCACCGATACAAAACGGAATGCATCCCATGGCACCTG TTAACATGCCAATGGGATACCCAGTGCTACAACATCCTCAAATGCATGTTCCAGGCCATCCCCATCTTGATCCAATGGGAGTATCGAGCTGCCATGTTGTTAATGGAGTCCCTGCCCCTGCGAATTTCCATCCTTTGCGGATGAATACAGCGAATGA tatgGTGATCGATACAACTGCGAATGACGCAACTCCTCAAGTGATTCCACCAAACAGTGGTGGAATGCCTGAGATGGCAGCGAGTCCAGCTTCTGTGGCATCAAGTGGACACTTTCCATTTGCTGCTTCAGACATGTCGGGTATGGTAATGGACACTTCAGTGCTCGATTCTGCATTCACATCTGACGTTGGACCGGATGAAGGAGGAGCTGGGAATTCCAGAGATTCCCTCAGGTCATTTGATCAGATTCCTTGGAACTTTAGCCTTTCTGATCTCACCGCGGATTTGTCAAATCTGGGAG ATATGTATGTTGCAGATTTAGGAGCCTTAGGAAACTATCCAGGCTCTCCGTTTCTGCCATCTGATTCAGAGATTTTCTTGGATTCTCCTGAACAAGAGGGCATAG AGGAGTTTTTCGTGGATTCTGTGCCTGGACCCCGTTCTAATTCAGACGAAGAGAAGCCTTGA
- the LOC104788473 gene encoding uncharacterized protein LOC104788473 isoform X4 has protein sequence MKNGQCAQELQSSTQASHESQGEQKPNQSIDAPIQDSGSVSASSNDSRKVSRQDIELVQNLIERCLQLYMNRDEVVKTLLTRARIDPGFTTLVWQKLEEENADFFRAYYIRLKLKKQIVLFNHLLEHQYHLMKFPPGPPKIPLAPIQNGMHPMAPVNMPMGYPVLQHPQMHVPGHPHLDPMGVSSCHVVNGVPAPANFHPLRMNTANDMVIDTTANDATPQVIPPNSGGMPEMAASPASVASSGHFPFAASDMSGMVMDTSVLDSAFTSDVGPDEGGAGNSRDSLRSFDQIPWNFSLSDLTADLSNLGDLGALGNYPGSPFLPSDSEIFLDSPEQEGIEEFFVDSVPGPRSNSDEEKP, from the exons ATGAAGAACGGACAG TGCGCACAGGAGCTACAATCTTCCACTCAAGCTTCACATGAGTCTCAAGGTGAACAGAAACCCAACCAATCAATAGATGCACCTATACAAGATTCTGGTTCTGTATCTGCTTCAAGCAATGACAGTAGGAAAGTTTCAAGACAAGATATCGAACTT GTCCAAAATTTGATAGAAAGATGTCTTCAGTTGTACATGAACAGAGATGAGGTCGTGAAGACCCTTTTGACTCGTGCAAGGATAGACCCTGGCTTTACAACCTTGG TTTGGCAGAAATTGGAAGAAGAGAACGCAGACTTTTTCAGAGCTTATTATATCAGGTTGAAACTGAAAAAGCAAATAGTTTTGTTCAATCATTTGCTTGAGCACCAGTATCATCTCATGAAGTTTCCACCTGGACCTCCAAAAATTCCTCTGGCACCGATACAAAACGGAATGCATCCCATGGCACCTG TTAACATGCCAATGGGATACCCAGTGCTACAACATCCTCAAATGCATGTTCCAGGCCATCCCCATCTTGATCCAATGGGAGTATCGAGCTGCCATGTTGTTAATGGAGTCCCTGCCCCTGCGAATTTCCATCCTTTGCGGATGAATACAGCGAATGA tatgGTGATCGATACAACTGCGAATGACGCAACTCCTCAAGTGATTCCACCAAACAGTGGTGGAATGCCTGAGATGGCAGCGAGTCCAGCTTCTGTGGCATCAAGTGGACACTTTCCATTTGCTGCTTCAGACATGTCGGGTATGGTAATGGACACTTCAGTGCTCGATTCTGCATTCACATCTGACGTTGGACCGGATGAAGGAGGAGCTGGGAATTCCAGAGATTCCCTCAGGTCATTTGATCAGATTCCTTGGAACTTTAGCCTTTCTGATCTCACCGCGGATTTGTCAAATCTGGGAG ATTTAGGAGCCTTAGGAAACTATCCAGGCTCTCCGTTTCTGCCATCTGATTCAGAGATTTTCTTGGATTCTCCTGAACAAGAGGGCATAG AGGAGTTTTTCGTGGATTCTGTGCCTGGACCCCGTTCTAATTCAGACGAAGAGAAGCCTTGA
- the LOC104788475 gene encoding beclin-1-like protein — protein MRKEEVPDKTRMDPSLPKWVCQNCHHSLTIVGVVDSYAAKFFSDSPPSASATMQGQGGYGANSVVGSTRMDNSFVVLPRHKPPQAQGIPPRPRGPDANQSGKSMEDSFVVVYKSEPASDSPSSHNLEVGQNGPLHSNNSGFNATINVLTRAFDIARTQTQVEQPLCLECMRVLSDKLEKEVEDVTRDVEAYEACVQRLEGETQDVLSESDFLKEKKKIEEEERKLVAAIEETEKQNAEVNHQLKELESKGNRFNELEDRYWQEFNNFQFQLIAHQEERDAILAKIEVSQAHLELLNKTNVLIDAFPIRYDGDFGTINNFRLGLLPDIQVEWDEINAAWGQACLLLHTMCNYFRPKFQCRVKIQPMGSYPRIVDSNNETYELFGPVNLFWSTRYDKAMTLYLMCLKDFTDFANSKDQENNIPPEKCLKLPFKIEKDKVEGYSITQSFNKKESWTKALKYTLCNLKWALYWFVGNTNFQPLSATVSLPSDVSAAGSLYAKRGPDSNNKPSGKNQRNL, from the exons ATGAGGAAAGAGGAGGTCCCCGATAAAACTCGGATGGACCCGAGTCTTCCTAAATGGGTCTGCCAAAACTGTCACCACTCCCTTACCATCGTCGGCGTCGTCGATTCCTACGCCGCCAAGTTCTTCTCCGATTCTCCTCCTTCCGCTTCCG CAACAATGCAGGGACAAGGAGGATATGGAGCTAACAGTGTTGTTGGTTCAACACGCATGGACAACTCCTTTGTTGTCTTACCTCGACACAAGCCTCCTCAAGCTCAGGGCATTCCTCCACGTCCTCGTGGTCCTGATGCTAACCAATCTGGAAAGTCTATGGAAGACTCGTTTGTTGTTGTGTATAAGTCTGAGCCTGCTTCTGATTCACCCTCTTCTCACAACCTTGAAGTTGGCCAAAACGGTCCGTTGCATTCGAATAATTCTGGCTTTAATGCCACTATCAATGTCTTGACACGAGCTTTTGATATTGCTAGAACTCAGACTCAG GTTGAACAGCCATTGTGCTTAGAATGCATGAGGGTTTTGTCTGATAAACTTGAAAAAGAAGTTGAGGATGTGACAAGGGACGTGGAAGCTTACGAAGCTTGCGTTCAGCGGTTAGAAGGGGAGACACAAGATGTTCTCAGTGAATCTGATTTTctcaaggaaaaaaagaag attgaggaagaagaaagaaaacttgTTGCAGCtatagaagaaacagagaaacaaaatgcTGAAGTGAACCATCAACTGAAGGAGCTCGAATCAAAGGGAAATCGCTTTAACGAACTCGAAGATCG GTATTGGCAAGAGTTCAATAATTTTCAGTTTCAACTAATAGCCCATCAG GAAGAGAGAGATGCAATCTTGGCAAAGATTGAAGTTTCACAAGCACATTTAGAGTTATTAAATAAGACAAACGTACTGATTGATGCCTTCCCCATACGGTATGATGGAGATTTTGGTACAATTAACAATTTTCGACTTGGATTACTCCCTGATATACAG GTTGAGTGGGATGAGATCAATGCTGCTTGGGGCCAAGCCTGTCTTCTCCTCCACACGATGTGTAACTATTTCCGGCCAAAATTTCA ATGTCGAGTTAAGATACAGCCGATGGGGAGCTATCCTAGAATTGTAGACAGCAACAACGAAACTTATGAGCT GTTTGGCCCTGTAAACTTGTTTTGGAGCACTCGGTACGATAAAGCCATGACACTGTATTTGATGTGTCTTAAAGACTTCACTGATTTCGCAAATTCAAAGGACCAAGAGAACAATATCCCACCAGAGAAATGCCTCAAACTTCCATTCAA GATCGAAAAGGACAAAGTGGAGGGGTACTCGATAACACAGAGCTTCAACAAGAAAGAGAGTTGGACGAAAGCACTGAAGTATACTCTCTGCAATCTCAAATGGGCGCTCTACTGGTTCGTTGGAAACACTAATTTCCAACCTCTCTCTGCTACGGTCTCTTTGCCTTCTGATGTATCAGCGGCTGGTTCCTTGTACGCCAAGCGGGGTCCTGATTCTAACAATAAGCCGTCTGgtaaaaaccaaagaaacttGTGA
- the LOC104789833 gene encoding FT-interacting protein 1-like, which produces MAAKKDDFFVKQISPKLGGERGARNPRGPTSSHDLVEQMEFLYLEVIQAKNKVADTVVIPIVEITLGNYKSSTKDLPMGQNMEWNQVFAFDKTKGDVLSVTLIDDATKTVIGKRNFKLASEIPSRVPPDARIAPQWYSMQNTQTGHHMDLLMSAWFGTQVDEVYSEAWFSDASQVSPLNVINTRPKVYLAPRLCYVRITIVSGHDLISSDHKRTPSAYVTAALGDVCLKTGVSPGRNPSWNQDLILVASEPLEGIVVIKVMDRVDEQHEECIGMLEKKLSEMTPLKIPSSAPVLFYDLEMPVKVEPAGDSRRFASRLKMKLATDQAYHVAEECVEYASDFRAYVKGLWPGVLGKLEIGILGATGLKGRDEKKPDIDSYVVAKYGNKWARTRTVVNNVSPKWNEQYSWDVYEKCTVLTLGIYDNRNIYQVTGKDVPIGKVRIPLNRVKCDWIYTXGGERGARNPRGPTSSHDLVEQMEFLYLEVIQAKNKVADTVVIPIVEITLGNYKSSTKDLPMGQNMEWNQVFAFDKTKGDVLSVTLIDDATKTVIGKRNFKLASEIPSRVPPDARIAPQWYSMQNTQTGHHMDLLMSAWFGTQVDEVYSEAWFSDASQVSPLNVINTRPKVYLAPRLCYVRITIVSGHDLISSDHKRTPSAYVTAALGDVCLKTGVSPGRNPSWNQDLILVASEPLEGIVVIKVMDRVDEQHEECIGMLEKKLSEMTPLKIPSSAPVLFYDLEMPVKVEPAGDSRRFASRLKMKLATDQAYHVAEECVEYASDFRAYVKGLWPGVLGKLEIGILGATGLKGRDEKKPDIDSYVVAKYGNKWARTRTVVNNVSPKWNEQYSWDVYEKCTVLTLGIYDNRNIYQVTGKDVPIGKVRIPLNRVKCDWIYTSSYPIMNLGSSGLKKMGELQLAIRFVYVAEFYARFSARFRMMLPKTHYKSPVSMYQVDKMRAQAVDLNCANLENTLPPLGREVVSDMLKPKSKNFSMRRAKANYGRLCILYKRLAWWVSTLELIRSGKEFTPKAIAFLIIVAFIFSDYLMTSLASSSLAVILIVPLAVRSAVKIIMRYRNGTPPPPLVSVDLKLWGLEVINLDELAEELDSFPSGEMDVNILKMRYDRLRKIMEQAVSLLGDAAKQGERFLALVDLLTGHPLLSALGCYIILNIINIFWYWCPFRIVFLIFIHLWLKFQWFRNDLPDAFHNFFRRQPSNEDPV; this is translated from the coding sequence ATGGCTGCCAAGAAAGATGATTTCTTCGTCAAGCAAATCTCTCCAAAGCTTGGAGGAGAGAGAGGAGCTCGGAACCCTCGCGGCCCAACATCTTCACATGACCTCGTCGAGCAGATGGAGTTTCTTTACTTAGAAGTAATCCAAGCCAAGAACAAAGTAGCCGACACTGTTGTAATCCCCATCGTCGAAATCACTCTCGGAAACTACAAATCCTCGACCAAAGATCTGCCAATGGGACAAAATATGGAGTGGAATCAAGTGTTCGCTTTTGACAAAACCAAAGGTGATGTCTTGTCCGTTACTCTCATAGACGATGCGACCAAAACCGTAATTGGCAAGCGAAACTTCAAACTGGCCTCGGAGATTCCGAGTAGGGTTCCTCCCGACGCAAGAATCGCGCCTCAGTGGTACTCTATGCAGAATACCCAAACAGGTCATCACATGGATTTGCTGATGTCGGCTTGGTTTGGTACACAAGTTGACGAGGTTTATTCAGAGGCTTGGTTTTCAGACGCCTCTCAAGTGAGTCCACTTAACGTGATCAACACGCGACCTAAGGTCTACCTAGCCCCAAGGCTCTGTTACGTTAGGATTACCATTGTTTCAGGTCACGATTTGATTTCTTCCGATCATAAGCGGACTCCTTCAGCATACGTGACGGCAGCTCTAGGTGATGTGTGTCTCAAAACCGGAGTTTCTCCCGGTAGGAACCCGTCATGGAACCAAGATCTAATATTAGTTGCATCAGAGCCGTTAGAAGGAATCGTCGTCATTAAGGTGATGGACAGAGTCGACGAGCAACACGAAGAATGCATAGGGATGTTAGAGAAGAAGCTCTCAGAGATGACACCGCTTAAAATTCCAAGTTCCGCACCGGTTTTGTTCTATGACCTTGAAATGCCGGTTAAGGTCGAACCGGCAGGAGATTCGAGGAGGTTCGCAAGCAGACTCAAGATGAAACTAGCGACTGATCAGGCTTATCACGTTGCTGAGGAATGTGTCGAATACGCGAGTGACTTCAGAGCTTATGTTAAAGGGCTATGGCCGGGTGTGCTCGGGAAATTGGAAATCGGGATTTTGGGGGCAACCGGTTTAAAGGGAAGAGACGAGAAAAAACCGGACATCGACAGTTATGTGGTGGCTAAATATGGGAATAAATGGGCGAGGACTCGAACAGTGGTTAATAATGTCTCACCCAAGTGGAACGAGCAGTATTCGTGGGATGTCTATGAAAAGTGTACGGTGCTAACGCTTGGGATCTACGATAACCGAAACATCTACCAGGTTACAGGGAAAGATGTCCCGATCGGGAAAGTGAGGATCCCATTGAATCGTGTAAAGTGTGACTGGATTTACACTANTGGAGGAGAGAGAGGAGCTCGGAACCCTCGCGGCCCAACATCTTCACATGACCTCGTCGAGCAGATGGAGTTTCTTTACTTAGAAGTAATCCAAGCCAAGAACAAAGTAGCCGACACTGTTGTAATCCCCATCGTCGAAATCACTCTCGGAAACTACAAATCCTCGACCAAAGATCTGCCAATGGGACAAAATATGGAGTGGAATCAAGTGTTCGCTTTTGACAAAACCAAAGGTGATGTCTTGTCCGTTACTCTCATAGACGATGCGACCAAAACCGTAATTGGCAAGCGAAACTTCAAACTGGCCTCGGAGATTCCGAGTAGGGTTCCTCCCGACGCAAGAATCGCGCCTCAGTGGTACTCTATGCAGAATACCCAAACAGGTCATCACATGGATTTGCTGATGTCGGCTTGGTTTGGTACACAAGTTGACGAGGTTTATTCAGAGGCTTGGTTTTCAGACGCCTCTCAAGTGAGTCCACTTAACGTGATCAACACGCGACCTAAGGTCTACCTAGCCCCAAGGCTCTGTTACGTTAGGATTACCATTGTTTCAGGTCACGATTTGATTTCTTCCGATCATAAGCGGACTCCTTCAGCATACGTGACGGCAGCTCTAGGTGATGTGTGTCTCAAAACCGGAGTTTCTCCCGGTAGGAACCCGTCATGGAACCAAGATCTAATATTAGTTGCATCAGAGCCGTTAGAAGGAATCGTCGTCATTAAGGTGATGGACAGAGTCGACGAGCAACACGAAGAATGCATAGGGATGTTAGAGAAGAAGCTCTCAGAGATGACACCGCTTAAAATTCCAAGTTCCGCACCGGTTTTGTTCTATGACCTTGAAATGCCGGTTAAGGTCGAACCGGCAGGAGATTCGAGGAGGTTCGCAAGCAGACTCAAGATGAAACTAGCGACTGATCAGGCTTATCACGTTGCTGAGGAATGTGTCGAATACGCGAGTGACTTCAGAGCTTATGTTAAAGGGCTATGGCCGGGTGTGCTCGGGAAATTGGAAATCGGGATTTTGGGGGCAACCGGTTTAAAGGGAAGAGACGAGAAAAAACCGGACATCGACAGTTATGTGGTGGCTAAATATGGGAATAAATGGGCGAGGACTCGAACAGTGGTTAATAATGTCTCACCCAAGTGGAACGAGCAGTATTCGTGGGATGTCTATGAAAAGTGTACGGTGCTAACGCTTGGGATCTACGATAACCGAAACATCTACCAGGTTACAGGGAAAGATGTCCCGATCGGGAAAGTGAGGATCCCATTGAATCGTGTAAAGTGTGACTGGATTTACACTAGCTCGTATCCGATAATGAATTTGGGAAGCAGCGGACTGAAGAAAATGGGAGAGCTTCAGCTCGCGATTCGCTTTGTTTATGTTGCTGAATTCTACGCACGGTTTTCGGCTCGTTTCCGGATGATGTTACCTAAAACTCATTACAAGTCTCCAGTGTCCATGTATCAGGTCGACAAGATGAGAGCACAAGCTGTGGATTTGAACTGTGCGAATCTTGAGAATACTTTGCCGCCTCTGGGACGCGAAGTCGTGTCGGATATGTTGAAGCCGAAGAGTAAGAATTTCAGTATGAGAAGAGCGAAAGCTAATTATGGAAGGCTTTGCATACTCTATAAGAGGTTAGCGTGGTGGGTTTCGACCCTTGAGTTGATCAGATCCGGGAAAGAGTTTACTCCGAAAGCCATTGCATTTTTAATCATTGTTGCGTTTATTTTTTCGGACTACTTGATGACGAGTTTGGCGAGTTCATCGCTAGCTGTGATTTTGATTGTGCCTCTAGCTGTTAGGTCAGCGGTCAAGATAATAATGCGCTATCGGAACGgcactcctcctcctccgttggTTTCCGTGGATTTGAAGCTTTGGGGACTGGAAGTGATCAACCTAGACGAGTTAGCAGAAGAGTTGGATTCGTTTCCGTCGGGGGAAATGGATGTGAACATTCTTAAGATGAGGTACGATAGGTTGAGGAAGATCATGGAGCAGGCGGTGTCACTATTGGGGGATGCTGCGAAACAAGGGGAAAGGTTTCTAGCGCTTGTTGATTTGCTAACTGGGCATCCACTTCTTTCGGCTCTCGGCTGTTACATCATCCTGAacatcattaacattttttggtATTGGTGTCCGTTTAGGATtgtctttttgatttttattcacTTGTGGCTTAAATTCCAGTGGTTTCGCAACGATTTGCCCGACGCATTCCATAACTTCTTTAGAAGACAGCCGAGCAACGAAGATCCCGTTTGA